Within the Dechloromonas denitrificans genome, the region ATCTGCTTGGCCTGCCCGGAAATTTTCAGTGCCTCATCCGGCTTGCCCTGGCGAATCGCGCCAATGTATTTCTCGGAAAAGGCCGCGTACTCGAGGTACATCTGGTTGTCTTTGTCCAGCATCTCACGATCCTTGGGATCGGAAATCAGCTTTTCGTAACTCTTGAGCGCCCCACGCAACTGATCCATGTTCTGGGTGAACTCTTTCTCCAGCCCGGCCACTTTTTGCGGATCGGTGACCACCAGCATGGTCAGCAAGGGCGGCCGCAAACGAAGGAAAGCCGTCTGTGCCGATTGAAGCGTACTGATGCTTGGCAGGGTCATCTGGTTAATTTCCCGGATGCCCTGATTGATGCTGGCCATCTCATACAAGGCAAAACCGCCGACCCCGATCAAACCGACAATCGCCAGCGCAATCAGCAAAATAATACGGAGTGCAATACTCATGATCCCCCCTTTAACAGCAAATTATTTGTCATTTCAAAAGTAAAGCTTAATGACAACAGCATAGCCCACAAAAAAACACGGGCAGCCGAAATCGGCTTTGATATTTTATACCATATTTATAACATGTGTCACTTTTGCACCAAAAATACCGTTTTAGCACGTCGTATTCGGTAGATCTGGCTTCGCCGCAAACCCGCAGCTACCGCCCCGAAGCGAGCATTCAAGCGGCCCGAAAGGCACGCACGCCGAGAATCACGCCAAGCACCAACAACAGGATGCCGCCCATACTGGCCAGCCCTGGCGCCTCGCCTCGCCAGACATAGGCATAAGCCAGAGCGGCGAGCGTTTCGAAAACGATCAATTGCCCGGACAGCGCCGTCGGCAGCAAGGTGCTGGCGCGATTCCAGAGCAGCGTGCCGAGCCAGGAAGCGAGCAGACCCAGCGCCAGTACCAGACCAAGAAATTTGCCAGGCTGCGGGCCGAGCGGCCAGTCGAAACCGGCCGGACTCGGCACCAGCAGCGAAATGCCGACAAACAGAAGCAGCGCCAGCGGCAGCGTTGCCAGGCCCTGGGCCGTGGCCCACGTAGTCGAGGCAAGGCGCGGCCGCCCTTTCAGCCAGGCCGCGTTGCGCAGCGGATACCAGGTCCAGCAAGCCAGCGCGCCAAGCGCCAGCAAGCTGCCAAGCAGATAGTCTTCAACACTGCGGCCGCCGGCCAGGCGCCCGAGTTCATGCCGATTGACCAGCAGAATGCCCAGCCCGATCACCGCCAGCGACGGCAACAGGCGGCGCCAGGCAATGCCGCCTCGGCCAAGGTTGGCGCAGACGGCGATGACGATCGGCAAGGTGCCGATCAGCATGGTCGGGACCGGTGCATCGGCCAGCTGGATAGCCGCAGCCAACAGGCAGTAATAAAGCAGGTTGCCGATCAGCGCCAGCTCAAAGGCGCGGGCCCAGTCTTGTCGATCTAGCCGGCACAGGCGTTGCCGGTCGCGCCAGGCGAGTGGCAAGGCGATCAGGCCGAAGGCCAGGTAGCGGCCGGCCGAGATCAGCAGCGGCGGGTAGTCGATGAGCATCAGCGGCACGACGAAAACCAGCCCCCAGGCGAGACCGGCACCGAGCGCGCAGACAACGCCCGACAGCAGGCCGGGCTGGATCGGCAACGGTCGGCGGAAAGTCATGCTGCCTGAGGCTTCGCGGAATCTGGCAAGGGCTGGATGCGGCGAGCGGCTTAGGCGTTCTTCAACGCCAGAAATTCATCGATCAGCCTGACCAGAACTTCCTCTTCGTCGCCATCGCTAAGGCCGAGAATTTCGGCGACCAGCCTGACCTTGCCGGGATTGACCCGGCTGCGGCTGGCCGCCGGCGCCGTGGCGGGCAGCGGAGCCGGCGCATCGTCCCGCACCGCAATCGTGGCTTCGCGCTCGATCGGCGGAGCGGCGTTAGCGACGGATTCGGCGACGGCGGCCGGTTCTTCGGTCTTTTTGCGCCGTCCGCTCTCTTCCGAGAGGGCATTGTCGACGACCTTCTTCGAGACCTTTTCGCCTTCCGGCAATTGCTCGATCTGATCGATCAAGGAGTCGGCCTTGGCCTCGTTCTTTTTGGCCAGCCTTTCCAGTTGCACAGCCGTGCTGGTGCTGGCGATTTTTCCCGAATCGAGCAAGGCCGTGACCTTCTCCGACAGATTGGCCGCCGCGGTGGCCTGGCTCAGCCAGGTTGCCGGCCGGGCGAAATATTGCGCGGCTTCTTCCGGCGTCGCGAACCGTTCGGCGATCGCCTGAATGGCGTTGGCCATGTCGCGCGGCTCCAGTGCCGAACGCACGCCGAGGCCGATGTTCTCGAATACCTGCACCTCCAGGGTTACGTCAGCCGCGCACGGGCGGACGAGCACCGGCACCGTTTTTTCTCCGGCCAGGATGGCGGCCTGACGACGACGCTCGCCGACGATCACCGTATAACGCCCCTCGGCAGCGGCCGGGCGAACGACCAGCGGGTGAATCACCCCCAGTTTCTCGATCGAGTTGACCAGGCCCTTCAGGCTCCCTTCTTCGATGTTCTGCCGGAGATGGCTCGAATCGGGTTCGATCATCGTTACGTCGACGATCTGAAAGTGCGACGAACTGTCTTTGAAGGTCATGGCTGTTCCGTTGGTGAAGTTATGCTCGATCCTTGGGCGGCACCGATAACGGCTTCCTTGGCGGATCGCAAAAGGGGGCGAATGCTCGTCCTTTTTTGCTCTTTTTTCAAGCCGGAGCAATTCGACTCAAAAATTCGACAAGATGGCGTTTTCCTGCGCAATACCGACCAGTCGCCCGTATGTCAGCGCGATAAGCCGCGCGAAAGTGATAGAGTCGGCCTTGATCGTCAGCAGTTCGCCATCTGGTCACCCCAATGAAACGACATCAATGAACAAGTTAGCCCACCTTACCTGTCTGTTAGGCGCCATCCTGCTTGCTGCGTGCGAACAGCAGCCGGTCGAGAAGCCCTTGCAATACAGCAGCGTGGCGCCCAACGGTACGGTGCCGGTCTATCGCCTGGCCATCCACCCCTTGTACAACCCGCAGAAACTCAGCGAGACCTATCAACCGCTGGTTGCTCACCTCAACCAGCAGTTGCAGGGCGCCCGGATCGAACTCGAGGCATCCCGCGATTACGCCGCTTTCGAGCACAAATACGCGGCTCGCGAACCGGCTTTCCTGCTCCCCAACCCGTGGCAGACACTGGCCGCGATGAAGACGGGTTACTCCGTCATTGCGATGGCCGGCGATGCCGAGGACTTCCGGGGCATTTTCATCGTCCGCAAGGATGGACAGATCAAGGTGCCGGCCGACCTCAAGGGCAAGGCCGTCAGCTACCCGTCGCCCACCGCGCTGGCGGCCGCGATCATGCCGCAATATTTTCTGCAGACGCACGGCGTGGACGTCAAACGCGACATTCAGAATATTTACGTCGGCTCGCAGGAATCTTCGATCATCAACGTCTATCTTGGCAAAACCGCCGCCGGTGCCACTTGGCCGCCACCCTGGCGCGTCTTCCAGCGCGACCATCCGCGCGAAGCGGCCGAGCTCGAACAGGCCTGGGAAACGCCCCCGCTGCTCAACAACTCGGTGATGGTGCGCGACGACGTGCCGGAAGTCGTCCGCACCCAGGTCACCAAGACGCTGCTCGAACTGACCGCGACAGCACAAGGCAGAGCGATTCTCGCCGGCATG harbors:
- a CDS encoding DMT family transporter, whose product is MTFRRPLPIQPGLLSGVVCALGAGLAWGLVFVVPLMLIDYPPLLISAGRYLAFGLIALPLAWRDRQRLCRLDRQDWARAFELALIGNLLYYCLLAAAIQLADAPVPTMLIGTLPIVIAVCANLGRGGIAWRRLLPSLAVIGLGILLVNRHELGRLAGGRSVEDYLLGSLLALGALACWTWYPLRNAAWLKGRPRLASTTWATAQGLATLPLALLLFVGISLLVPSPAGFDWPLGPQPGKFLGLVLALGLLASWLGTLLWNRASTLLPTALSGQLIVFETLAALAYAYVWRGEAPGLASMGGILLLVLGVILGVRAFRAA
- a CDS encoding ParB/RepB/Spo0J family partition protein; protein product: MTFKDSSSHFQIVDVTMIEPDSSHLRQNIEEGSLKGLVNSIEKLGVIHPLVVRPAAAEGRYTVIVGERRRQAAILAGEKTVPVLVRPCAADVTLEVQVFENIGLGVRSALEPRDMANAIQAIAERFATPEEAAQYFARPATWLSQATAAANLSEKVTALLDSGKIASTSTAVQLERLAKKNEAKADSLIDQIEQLPEGEKVSKKVVDNALSEESGRRKKTEEPAAVAESVANAAPPIEREATIAVRDDAPAPLPATAPAASRSRVNPGKVRLVAEILGLSDGDEEEVLVRLIDEFLALKNA
- a CDS encoding PhnD/SsuA/transferrin family substrate-binding protein, which codes for MNKLAHLTCLLGAILLAACEQQPVEKPLQYSSVAPNGTVPVYRLAIHPLYNPQKLSETYQPLVAHLNQQLQGARIELEASRDYAAFEHKYAAREPAFLLPNPWQTLAAMKTGYSVIAMAGDAEDFRGIFIVRKDGQIKVPADLKGKAVSYPSPTALAAAIMPQYFLQTHGVDVKRDIQNIYVGSQESSIINVYLGKTAAGATWPPPWRVFQRDHPREAAELEQAWETPPLLNNSVMVRDDVPEVVRTQVTKTLLELTATAQGRAILAGMETARFHAADDRSYGVVAAYIERFEKEVRRVESK